The Bacillota bacterium genome has a segment encoding these proteins:
- a CDS encoding type II secretion system F family protein yields MVAISSLLAACAVMLLAVARWGHAGSRVPVSQRHVGTVLGREQDMPKTRTGLAWLGGRLGRVLPESTRSHLSRGLVLAGRREHGAAEEILALCAITAVMLAGVAGLAWGVPGVALGGLAGMGVPVLRLWLDARRRSRLAQEELGKILDFLVIYTTAGVPLIRSLAHLSQVHSGILTPYLTRAVQDLLSGKTVMASLRPMMEEIAAEEMVAFASALARAERLGTPLKDFFVREARSLRKRRSLELQHKASLVPLKLTICTTVFFLPCLIVLVVFPNILAFIHR; encoded by the coding sequence ATGGTCGCCATATCCAGCCTTCTCGCAGCATGTGCGGTTATGCTCCTGGCGGTGGCCCGCTGGGGCCACGCCGGCAGTCGCGTGCCAGTAAGCCAGCGCCACGTGGGGACAGTCCTGGGGCGGGAACAGGATATGCCCAAGACCAGGACAGGCCTGGCTTGGCTGGGCGGGAGGCTTGGCCGGGTACTGCCTGAATCTACCAGGAGCCACCTGAGCCGCGGTCTAGTGCTGGCCGGGAGGCGGGAGCATGGTGCCGCCGAGGAAATCCTGGCCCTGTGTGCCATCACCGCGGTGATGCTGGCGGGTGTGGCCGGGCTGGCTTGGGGCGTCCCCGGAGTGGCACTGGGGGGCCTTGCCGGCATGGGCGTACCGGTACTGAGGTTATGGCTGGATGCTCGCAGGCGGAGCCGTCTTGCCCAAGAAGAGCTGGGGAAGATCCTGGACTTCCTTGTGATATACACTACGGCGGGGGTTCCCCTCATCCGGTCTCTGGCTCACCTCAGCCAGGTTCACTCCGGCATTCTTACCCCCTACCTGACCCGGGCGGTTCAAGATCTCCTCTCAGGCAAGACCGTCATGGCATCGCTGCGCCCCATGATGGAGGAAATCGCAGCGGAAGAGATGGTCGCCTTCGCGAGTGCGCTGGCCCGGGCGGAGAGGCTGGGGACACCCCTCAAAGACTTCTTTGTGAGAGAGGCCCGGAGCCTTCGAAAAAGACGCTCCCTGGAACTCCAGCACAAGGCTAGCCTTGTACCTCTGAAACTCACCATCTGCACTACGGTGTTCTTCCTGCCCTGCCTCATAGTGCTAGTGGTTTTTCCGAACATCCTGGCCTTCATCCACAGGTGA
- a CDS encoding Flp family type IVb pilin has protein sequence MSGISELLYGWLLACKLKMGHGQRGATAAEYALILALVAVMLIGSLTRLGQALTNQLEDIIDKISGAN, from the coding sequence ATGAGCGGAATAAGTGAGCTGCTCTACGGGTGGCTGTTGGCATGCAAGCTAAAGATGGGCCACGGACAACGAGGGGCGACAGCTGCGGAGTATGCCCTTATACTTGCCCTGGTGGCGGTCATGCTCATCGGAAGCCTTACTAGGCTAGGCCAGGCATTGACCAACCAGCTGGAGGACATCATCGACAAGATCTCCGGGGCTAACTAA